From a region of the Arachis ipaensis cultivar K30076 chromosome B09, Araip1.1, whole genome shotgun sequence genome:
- the LOC107616797 gene encoding uncharacterized protein LOC107616797 isoform X5 encodes MATPFNMQHQLFHHLSFGLDIRKNLIVYSLQHAKLKKVEGSLNNGLLVGSLSRYYTSLREFSSLAKSVKTHFSCIDQRNEVEEVTDVRSSSTEGVEFNRVDYIVSVLHESARSFSKAVESLGVSRCGPELTMAWIGKDVHEWHRRIAYQVAVYVLMKTAIDLEILLSHERHNEFSPVREILNPLTNQVGEHIELQLGMQHPDLVHWFRDTEMPQIAAYFIPLLKQWSVEYAGSGIAGIIVAITCCTAVVKLGCGRIRCPIPVLCFEDVLVKLMDFSLNLASVDKLHQLATEAGFELNFLLHFGKKILPSEKTEELEFWIGLAHKKLQKAFSEESIMSNKKSEHKIPSDTLAILGLFAYLGRRTRIFLSAMGIKDLDEIVKDLLRLISLLVHFILVVLIFKISILIIHCLFPLSYLECGILFIYPDFSCIPVYQCFMEVVTDEIGWLDFYASYVQINCKQKRQKHNARQAEKEIILSVVFTVCYDVFSGFAHFNRSTQQSLDTASLSYLLHCQGLLSNCLQDHWAAYDKSGDSLNIMDHAASDNHTSSYIGGINGTKLTLVFEGQHRSHDLTTKGFPKIDSHNSSGFPKAPISATNKESSFGQVSVNDKSSPLHQSVIKRYSTKLALTSADLWMGTRLLFMDIKVALQLLAMQAHGFKASRSQRKRLERTLTDVIVLIPMTILMLLPVTTVGHAAIIAAIKKYMPFLIPSSYSPERLDVVKQLKQTREMMSKSNQSLQNQEDQPPTIS; translated from the exons ATGGCTACACCTTTCAATATGCAGCATCAACTGTTTCATCACTT ATCCTTCGGATTAGATATCAGAAAGAATTTAATTGTCTATTCCCTTCAACATGCCAAGTTGAAGAAAGTAGAGGGCTCTTTGAATAATGGCCTGTTGGTTGGGTCCTTGTCTAGATATTACACATCCTTAAGGGAATTCTCATCGCTCGCCAAATCAGTTAAGACTCATTTTTCTTGTATTGATCAAAGAAATGAAGTAGAGGAGGTTACTGATGTTCGATCAAGTAGTACTGAGGGAGTGGAGTTTAATAGAGTGGACTACATTGTTTCGGTATTGCATGAATCTGCTAGGAGCTTTTCTAAAGCTGTTGAGTCCCTTGGAGTCTCAAGATGTGGTCCAGAACTCACAATGGCTTGGATTGGAAAAGATGTTCATGAGTGGCATAGGCGAATCGCTTACCAG GTTGCAGTTTATGTTTTGATGAAAACTGCAATTGATTTGGAGATATTGCTATCACATGAACGACACAACGAATTTTCCCCTGTTAGAGAGAT TTTGAACCCTTTAACAAATCAGGTGGGAGAACACATTGAGCTTCAACTCGGAATGCAGCATCCGGATTTGGTGCATTGGTTTAGAGACACTGAAATGCCACAGATAGCAGCATACTTTATTCCTCTTCTGAAACAATGGTCTGTGGAATATGCTGGAAG CGGCATTGCAGGTATAATTGTGGCTATAACCTGCTGTACTGCAGTGGTGAAATTAGGCTGTGGCCGCATCCGTTGCCCCATACCTGTTTTGTGTTTTGAGGATGTTTTGGTCAAGCTCATGGATTTTTCACTCAATCTTGCTTCAGTGGACAAACTACACCAGTTAGCAACTGAGGCAGGATTTGAACTGAATTTCTTGTTGCATTTTGGTAAGAAGATTCTTCCAAGTGAAAAAACCGAGGAGCTTGAGTTTTGGATTGGTTTGGCACATAAGAAACTACAGAAAGCATTCTCTGAAGAAAGCATCATGTCAAACAAGAAAAGTGAACACAAG ATTCCATCAGATACTTTGGCCATACTGGGACTTTTTGCATATCTTGGAAGAAGGACTAGAATATTTCTGTCAGCAATGGGAATTAAGGATCTTGATGAAATTGTTAAGGACTTACTTAGGTTGATCTCTTTGCTCGTCCATTTCATTTTAGTCGTATTGATCTTCAAGATATCGATACTAATCATTCATTGCCTTTTCCCTCTAAGTTACTTGGAGTGTGGGATTCTTTTCATTTATCCAGATTTTTCCTGCATACCAGTTTATCAATGCTTCATGGAG GTAGTAACTGATGAGATAGGATGGCTTGATTTTTATGCTTCCTATGTCCAAATAAACTGCAAACAGAAAAGACAAAAACACAATGCTCGCCAAGCAGAGAAGGAGATCATTTTATCTGTTGTTTTTACTGTGTGCTATGATGTTTTCTCTGGCTTTGCGCACTTCAATCGCTCGACTCAACAATCGTTGGACACAGCTTCACTGTCATACTTGCTTCACTG TCAAGGATTGCTAAGCAATTGTCTGCAAGATCATTGGGCTGCTTATGATAAATCAGG TGATTCACTAAATATTATGGACCATGCTGCATCTGACAATCATACATCATCATACATTGGAGGCATAAATGGAACTAAGTTAACTTTGGTGTTTGAAGGACAGCATAGGTCACACGACTTAACTACCAAAGGATTTCCAAAGATTGATTCTCACAACAGTTCTGGATTCCCCAAG GCTCCAATTTCGGCAACAAACAAGGAATCATCATTCGGGCAAGTTTCCGTAAATGACAAGTCAAGTCCTCTACATCAAAGTGTTATCAAGCGATACAGCACCAAGTTGGCATTGACAAGTGCG GACCTTTGGATGGGTACAAGGTTGCTCTTCATGGACATCAAGGTTGCTTTGCAATTACTTGCAATGCAAGCACATGGCTTCAAGGCTTCAAGAAGTCAAAGAAAGAGATTAGAGAGAACCTTGACTGATGTAATAGTCTTAATTCCAATGACAATCTTGATGCTACTTCCT GTAACAACAGTAGGCCATGCAGCTATAATAGCAGCCATCAAGAAATATATGCCATTCTTG ATTCCTTCCTCTTATTCTCCAGAGCGTTTGGATGTTGTAAAACAACTAAAGCAAACTAGAGAGATGATGAGTAAGAGTAACCAGTCATTGCAAAATCAAGAAGATCAGCCACCAACCATTTCATGA
- the LOC107616797 gene encoding uncharacterized protein LOC107616797 isoform X2, with translation MFQTLVFSCTCKQNGYLFVPNYLSFFLCLDDIALMLALIYSSPEKGGVCFLPLFVSLSLSLLLFIPFFFDFPFSIFHGYTFQYAASTVSSLFKKLISNCRSFGLDIRKNLIVYSLQHAKLKKVEGSLNNGLLVGSLSRYYTSLREFSSLAKSVKTHFSCIEGVEFNRVDYIVSVLHESARSFSKAVESLGVSRCGPELTMAWIGKDVHEWHRRIAYQVAVYVLMKTAIDLEILLSHERHNEFSPVREILNPLTNQVGEHIELQLGMQHPDLVHWFRDTEMPQIAAYFIPLLKQWSVEYAGSGIAGIIVAITCCTAVVKLGCGRIRCPIPVLCFEDVLVKLMDFSLNLASVDKLHQLATEAGFELNFLLHFGKKILPSEKTEELEFWIGLAHKKLQKAFSEESIMSNKKSEHKIPSDTLAILGLFAYLGRRTRIFLSAMGIKDLDEIVKDLLRLISLLVHFILVVLIFKISILIIHCLFPLSYLECGILFIYPDFSCIPVYQCFMEVVTDEIGWLDFYASYVQINCKQKRQKHNARQAEKEIILSVVFTVCYDVFSGFAHFNRSTQQSLDTASLSYLLHCQGLLSNCLQDHWAAYDKSGDSLNIMDHAASDNHTSSYIGGINGTKLTLVFEGQHRSHDLTTKGFPKIDSHNSSGFPKAPISATNKESSFGQVSVNDKSSPLHQSVIKRYSTKLALTSADLWMGTRLLFMDIKVALQLLAMQAHGFKASRSQRKRLERTLTDVIVLIPMTILMLLPVTTVGHAAIIAAIKKYMPFLIPSSYSPERLDVVKQLKQTREMMSKSNQSLQNQEDQPPTIS, from the exons ATGTTTCAAACTCTTGTCTTTTCTTGTACTTGTAAGCAAAATGGTTATTTATTTGTACCTAACTATCTCTCTTTCTTTCTGTGCCTCGATGACATCGCTTTAATGCTTGCACTTATTTATAGTTCTCCAGAGAAGGGTGGTGTTTGTTTTCTTCCCTTATTtgtatcattatcattatcattattattatttataccatttttctttgattttccatTTTCTATCTTCCATGGCTACACCTTTCAATATGCAGCATCAACTGTTTCATCACTT TTCAAGAAGCTCATATCTAACTGCAGATCCTTCGGATTAGATATCAGAAAGAATTTAATTGTCTATTCCCTTCAACATGCCAAGTTGAAGAAAGTAGAGGGCTCTTTGAATAATGGCCTGTTGGTTGGGTCCTTGTCTAGATATTACACATCCTTAAGGGAATTCTCATCGCTCGCCAAATCAGTTAAGACTCATTTTTCTTGTAT TGAGGGAGTGGAGTTTAATAGAGTGGACTACATTGTTTCGGTATTGCATGAATCTGCTAGGAGCTTTTCTAAAGCTGTTGAGTCCCTTGGAGTCTCAAGATGTGGTCCAGAACTCACAATGGCTTGGATTGGAAAAGATGTTCATGAGTGGCATAGGCGAATCGCTTACCAG GTTGCAGTTTATGTTTTGATGAAAACTGCAATTGATTTGGAGATATTGCTATCACATGAACGACACAACGAATTTTCCCCTGTTAGAGAGAT TTTGAACCCTTTAACAAATCAGGTGGGAGAACACATTGAGCTTCAACTCGGAATGCAGCATCCGGATTTGGTGCATTGGTTTAGAGACACTGAAATGCCACAGATAGCAGCATACTTTATTCCTCTTCTGAAACAATGGTCTGTGGAATATGCTGGAAG CGGCATTGCAGGTATAATTGTGGCTATAACCTGCTGTACTGCAGTGGTGAAATTAGGCTGTGGCCGCATCCGTTGCCCCATACCTGTTTTGTGTTTTGAGGATGTTTTGGTCAAGCTCATGGATTTTTCACTCAATCTTGCTTCAGTGGACAAACTACACCAGTTAGCAACTGAGGCAGGATTTGAACTGAATTTCTTGTTGCATTTTGGTAAGAAGATTCTTCCAAGTGAAAAAACCGAGGAGCTTGAGTTTTGGATTGGTTTGGCACATAAGAAACTACAGAAAGCATTCTCTGAAGAAAGCATCATGTCAAACAAGAAAAGTGAACACAAG ATTCCATCAGATACTTTGGCCATACTGGGACTTTTTGCATATCTTGGAAGAAGGACTAGAATATTTCTGTCAGCAATGGGAATTAAGGATCTTGATGAAATTGTTAAGGACTTACTTAGGTTGATCTCTTTGCTCGTCCATTTCATTTTAGTCGTATTGATCTTCAAGATATCGATACTAATCATTCATTGCCTTTTCCCTCTAAGTTACTTGGAGTGTGGGATTCTTTTCATTTATCCAGATTTTTCCTGCATACCAGTTTATCAATGCTTCATGGAG GTAGTAACTGATGAGATAGGATGGCTTGATTTTTATGCTTCCTATGTCCAAATAAACTGCAAACAGAAAAGACAAAAACACAATGCTCGCCAAGCAGAGAAGGAGATCATTTTATCTGTTGTTTTTACTGTGTGCTATGATGTTTTCTCTGGCTTTGCGCACTTCAATCGCTCGACTCAACAATCGTTGGACACAGCTTCACTGTCATACTTGCTTCACTG TCAAGGATTGCTAAGCAATTGTCTGCAAGATCATTGGGCTGCTTATGATAAATCAGG TGATTCACTAAATATTATGGACCATGCTGCATCTGACAATCATACATCATCATACATTGGAGGCATAAATGGAACTAAGTTAACTTTGGTGTTTGAAGGACAGCATAGGTCACACGACTTAACTACCAAAGGATTTCCAAAGATTGATTCTCACAACAGTTCTGGATTCCCCAAG GCTCCAATTTCGGCAACAAACAAGGAATCATCATTCGGGCAAGTTTCCGTAAATGACAAGTCAAGTCCTCTACATCAAAGTGTTATCAAGCGATACAGCACCAAGTTGGCATTGACAAGTGCG GACCTTTGGATGGGTACAAGGTTGCTCTTCATGGACATCAAGGTTGCTTTGCAATTACTTGCAATGCAAGCACATGGCTTCAAGGCTTCAAGAAGTCAAAGAAAGAGATTAGAGAGAACCTTGACTGATGTAATAGTCTTAATTCCAATGACAATCTTGATGCTACTTCCT GTAACAACAGTAGGCCATGCAGCTATAATAGCAGCCATCAAGAAATATATGCCATTCTTG ATTCCTTCCTCTTATTCTCCAGAGCGTTTGGATGTTGTAAAACAACTAAAGCAAACTAGAGAGATGATGAGTAAGAGTAACCAGTCATTGCAAAATCAAGAAGATCAGCCACCAACCATTTCATGA
- the LOC107616797 gene encoding uncharacterized protein LOC107616797 isoform X4, giving the protein MFQTLVFSCTCKQNGYLFVPNYLSFFLCLDDIALMLALIYSSPEKGGVCFLPLFVSLSLSLLLFIPFFFDFPFSIFHGYTFQYAASTVSSLFKKLISNCRSFGLDIRKNLIVYSLQHAKLKKVEGSLNNGLLVGSLSRYYTSLREFSSLAKSVKTHFSCIDQRNEVEEVTDVRSSSTEGVEFNRVDYIVSVLHESARSFSKAVESLGVSRCGPELTMAWIGKDVHEWHRRIAYQVAVYVLMKTAIDLEILLSHERHNEFSPVREILNPLTNQVGEHIELQLGMQHPDLVHWFRDTEMPQIAAYFIPLLKQWSVEYAGSGIAGIIVAITCCTAVVKLGCGRIRCPIPVLCFEDVLVKLMDFSLNLASVDKLHQLATEAGFELNFLLHFGKKILPSEKTEELEFWIGLAHKKLQKAFSEESIMSNKKSEHKIPSDTLAILGLFAYLGRRTRIFLSAMGIKDLDEIVKDLLSYLECGILFIYPDFSCIPVYQCFMEVVTDEIGWLDFYASYVQINCKQKRQKHNARQAEKEIILSVVFTVCYDVFSGFAHFNRSTQQSLDTASLSYLLHCQGLLSNCLQDHWAAYDKSGDSLNIMDHAASDNHTSSYIGGINGTKLTLVFEGQHRSHDLTTKGFPKIDSHNSSGFPKAPISATNKESSFGQVSVNDKSSPLHQSVIKRYSTKLALTSADLWMGTRLLFMDIKVALQLLAMQAHGFKASRSQRKRLERTLTDVIVLIPMTILMLLPVTTVGHAAIIAAIKKYMPFLIPSSYSPERLDVVKQLKQTREMMSKSNQSLQNQEDQPPTIS; this is encoded by the exons ATGTTTCAAACTCTTGTCTTTTCTTGTACTTGTAAGCAAAATGGTTATTTATTTGTACCTAACTATCTCTCTTTCTTTCTGTGCCTCGATGACATCGCTTTAATGCTTGCACTTATTTATAGTTCTCCAGAGAAGGGTGGTGTTTGTTTTCTTCCCTTATTtgtatcattatcattatcattattattatttataccatttttctttgattttccatTTTCTATCTTCCATGGCTACACCTTTCAATATGCAGCATCAACTGTTTCATCACTT TTCAAGAAGCTCATATCTAACTGCAGATCCTTCGGATTAGATATCAGAAAGAATTTAATTGTCTATTCCCTTCAACATGCCAAGTTGAAGAAAGTAGAGGGCTCTTTGAATAATGGCCTGTTGGTTGGGTCCTTGTCTAGATATTACACATCCTTAAGGGAATTCTCATCGCTCGCCAAATCAGTTAAGACTCATTTTTCTTGTATTGATCAAAGAAATGAAGTAGAGGAGGTTACTGATGTTCGATCAAGTAGTACTGAGGGAGTGGAGTTTAATAGAGTGGACTACATTGTTTCGGTATTGCATGAATCTGCTAGGAGCTTTTCTAAAGCTGTTGAGTCCCTTGGAGTCTCAAGATGTGGTCCAGAACTCACAATGGCTTGGATTGGAAAAGATGTTCATGAGTGGCATAGGCGAATCGCTTACCAG GTTGCAGTTTATGTTTTGATGAAAACTGCAATTGATTTGGAGATATTGCTATCACATGAACGACACAACGAATTTTCCCCTGTTAGAGAGAT TTTGAACCCTTTAACAAATCAGGTGGGAGAACACATTGAGCTTCAACTCGGAATGCAGCATCCGGATTTGGTGCATTGGTTTAGAGACACTGAAATGCCACAGATAGCAGCATACTTTATTCCTCTTCTGAAACAATGGTCTGTGGAATATGCTGGAAG CGGCATTGCAGGTATAATTGTGGCTATAACCTGCTGTACTGCAGTGGTGAAATTAGGCTGTGGCCGCATCCGTTGCCCCATACCTGTTTTGTGTTTTGAGGATGTTTTGGTCAAGCTCATGGATTTTTCACTCAATCTTGCTTCAGTGGACAAACTACACCAGTTAGCAACTGAGGCAGGATTTGAACTGAATTTCTTGTTGCATTTTGGTAAGAAGATTCTTCCAAGTGAAAAAACCGAGGAGCTTGAGTTTTGGATTGGTTTGGCACATAAGAAACTACAGAAAGCATTCTCTGAAGAAAGCATCATGTCAAACAAGAAAAGTGAACACAAG ATTCCATCAGATACTTTGGCCATACTGGGACTTTTTGCATATCTTGGAAGAAGGACTAGAATATTTCTGTCAGCAATGGGAATTAAGGATCTTGATGAAATTGTTAAGGACTTACTTAG TTACTTGGAGTGTGGGATTCTTTTCATTTATCCAGATTTTTCCTGCATACCAGTTTATCAATGCTTCATGGAG GTAGTAACTGATGAGATAGGATGGCTTGATTTTTATGCTTCCTATGTCCAAATAAACTGCAAACAGAAAAGACAAAAACACAATGCTCGCCAAGCAGAGAAGGAGATCATTTTATCTGTTGTTTTTACTGTGTGCTATGATGTTTTCTCTGGCTTTGCGCACTTCAATCGCTCGACTCAACAATCGTTGGACACAGCTTCACTGTCATACTTGCTTCACTG TCAAGGATTGCTAAGCAATTGTCTGCAAGATCATTGGGCTGCTTATGATAAATCAGG TGATTCACTAAATATTATGGACCATGCTGCATCTGACAATCATACATCATCATACATTGGAGGCATAAATGGAACTAAGTTAACTTTGGTGTTTGAAGGACAGCATAGGTCACACGACTTAACTACCAAAGGATTTCCAAAGATTGATTCTCACAACAGTTCTGGATTCCCCAAG GCTCCAATTTCGGCAACAAACAAGGAATCATCATTCGGGCAAGTTTCCGTAAATGACAAGTCAAGTCCTCTACATCAAAGTGTTATCAAGCGATACAGCACCAAGTTGGCATTGACAAGTGCG GACCTTTGGATGGGTACAAGGTTGCTCTTCATGGACATCAAGGTTGCTTTGCAATTACTTGCAATGCAAGCACATGGCTTCAAGGCTTCAAGAAGTCAAAGAAAGAGATTAGAGAGAACCTTGACTGATGTAATAGTCTTAATTCCAATGACAATCTTGATGCTACTTCCT GTAACAACAGTAGGCCATGCAGCTATAATAGCAGCCATCAAGAAATATATGCCATTCTTG ATTCCTTCCTCTTATTCTCCAGAGCGTTTGGATGTTGTAAAACAACTAAAGCAAACTAGAGAGATGATGAGTAAGAGTAACCAGTCATTGCAAAATCAAGAAGATCAGCCACCAACCATTTCATGA
- the LOC107616797 gene encoding uncharacterized protein LOC107616797 isoform X1 yields the protein MFQTLVFSCTCKQNGYLFVPNYLSFFLCLDDIALMLALIYSSPEKGGVCFLPLFVSLSLSLLLFIPFFFDFPFSIFHGYTFQYAASTVSSLFKKLISNCRSFGLDIRKNLIVYSLQHAKLKKVEGSLNNGLLVGSLSRYYTSLREFSSLAKSVKTHFSCIDQRNEVEEVTDVRSSSTEGVEFNRVDYIVSVLHESARSFSKAVESLGVSRCGPELTMAWIGKDVHEWHRRIAYQVAVYVLMKTAIDLEILLSHERHNEFSPVREILNPLTNQVGEHIELQLGMQHPDLVHWFRDTEMPQIAAYFIPLLKQWSVEYAGSGIAGIIVAITCCTAVVKLGCGRIRCPIPVLCFEDVLVKLMDFSLNLASVDKLHQLATEAGFELNFLLHFGKKILPSEKTEELEFWIGLAHKKLQKAFSEESIMSNKKSEHKIPSDTLAILGLFAYLGRRTRIFLSAMGIKDLDEIVKDLLRLISLLVHFILVVLIFKISILIIHCLFPLSYLECGILFIYPDFSCIPVYQCFMEVVTDEIGWLDFYASYVQINCKQKRQKHNARQAEKEIILSVVFTVCYDVFSGFAHFNRSTQQSLDTASLSYLLHCQGLLSNCLQDHWAAYDKSGDSLNIMDHAASDNHTSSYIGGINGTKLTLVFEGQHRSHDLTTKGFPKIDSHNSSGFPKAPISATNKESSFGQVSVNDKSSPLHQSVIKRYSTKLALTSADLWMGTRLLFMDIKVALQLLAMQAHGFKASRSQRKRLERTLTDVIVLIPMTILMLLPVTTVGHAAIIAAIKKYMPFLIPSSYSPERLDVVKQLKQTREMMSKSNQSLQNQEDQPPTIS from the exons ATGTTTCAAACTCTTGTCTTTTCTTGTACTTGTAAGCAAAATGGTTATTTATTTGTACCTAACTATCTCTCTTTCTTTCTGTGCCTCGATGACATCGCTTTAATGCTTGCACTTATTTATAGTTCTCCAGAGAAGGGTGGTGTTTGTTTTCTTCCCTTATTtgtatcattatcattatcattattattatttataccatttttctttgattttccatTTTCTATCTTCCATGGCTACACCTTTCAATATGCAGCATCAACTGTTTCATCACTT TTCAAGAAGCTCATATCTAACTGCAGATCCTTCGGATTAGATATCAGAAAGAATTTAATTGTCTATTCCCTTCAACATGCCAAGTTGAAGAAAGTAGAGGGCTCTTTGAATAATGGCCTGTTGGTTGGGTCCTTGTCTAGATATTACACATCCTTAAGGGAATTCTCATCGCTCGCCAAATCAGTTAAGACTCATTTTTCTTGTATTGATCAAAGAAATGAAGTAGAGGAGGTTACTGATGTTCGATCAAGTAGTACTGAGGGAGTGGAGTTTAATAGAGTGGACTACATTGTTTCGGTATTGCATGAATCTGCTAGGAGCTTTTCTAAAGCTGTTGAGTCCCTTGGAGTCTCAAGATGTGGTCCAGAACTCACAATGGCTTGGATTGGAAAAGATGTTCATGAGTGGCATAGGCGAATCGCTTACCAG GTTGCAGTTTATGTTTTGATGAAAACTGCAATTGATTTGGAGATATTGCTATCACATGAACGACACAACGAATTTTCCCCTGTTAGAGAGAT TTTGAACCCTTTAACAAATCAGGTGGGAGAACACATTGAGCTTCAACTCGGAATGCAGCATCCGGATTTGGTGCATTGGTTTAGAGACACTGAAATGCCACAGATAGCAGCATACTTTATTCCTCTTCTGAAACAATGGTCTGTGGAATATGCTGGAAG CGGCATTGCAGGTATAATTGTGGCTATAACCTGCTGTACTGCAGTGGTGAAATTAGGCTGTGGCCGCATCCGTTGCCCCATACCTGTTTTGTGTTTTGAGGATGTTTTGGTCAAGCTCATGGATTTTTCACTCAATCTTGCTTCAGTGGACAAACTACACCAGTTAGCAACTGAGGCAGGATTTGAACTGAATTTCTTGTTGCATTTTGGTAAGAAGATTCTTCCAAGTGAAAAAACCGAGGAGCTTGAGTTTTGGATTGGTTTGGCACATAAGAAACTACAGAAAGCATTCTCTGAAGAAAGCATCATGTCAAACAAGAAAAGTGAACACAAG ATTCCATCAGATACTTTGGCCATACTGGGACTTTTTGCATATCTTGGAAGAAGGACTAGAATATTTCTGTCAGCAATGGGAATTAAGGATCTTGATGAAATTGTTAAGGACTTACTTAGGTTGATCTCTTTGCTCGTCCATTTCATTTTAGTCGTATTGATCTTCAAGATATCGATACTAATCATTCATTGCCTTTTCCCTCTAAGTTACTTGGAGTGTGGGATTCTTTTCATTTATCCAGATTTTTCCTGCATACCAGTTTATCAATGCTTCATGGAG GTAGTAACTGATGAGATAGGATGGCTTGATTTTTATGCTTCCTATGTCCAAATAAACTGCAAACAGAAAAGACAAAAACACAATGCTCGCCAAGCAGAGAAGGAGATCATTTTATCTGTTGTTTTTACTGTGTGCTATGATGTTTTCTCTGGCTTTGCGCACTTCAATCGCTCGACTCAACAATCGTTGGACACAGCTTCACTGTCATACTTGCTTCACTG TCAAGGATTGCTAAGCAATTGTCTGCAAGATCATTGGGCTGCTTATGATAAATCAGG TGATTCACTAAATATTATGGACCATGCTGCATCTGACAATCATACATCATCATACATTGGAGGCATAAATGGAACTAAGTTAACTTTGGTGTTTGAAGGACAGCATAGGTCACACGACTTAACTACCAAAGGATTTCCAAAGATTGATTCTCACAACAGTTCTGGATTCCCCAAG GCTCCAATTTCGGCAACAAACAAGGAATCATCATTCGGGCAAGTTTCCGTAAATGACAAGTCAAGTCCTCTACATCAAAGTGTTATCAAGCGATACAGCACCAAGTTGGCATTGACAAGTGCG GACCTTTGGATGGGTACAAGGTTGCTCTTCATGGACATCAAGGTTGCTTTGCAATTACTTGCAATGCAAGCACATGGCTTCAAGGCTTCAAGAAGTCAAAGAAAGAGATTAGAGAGAACCTTGACTGATGTAATAGTCTTAATTCCAATGACAATCTTGATGCTACTTCCT GTAACAACAGTAGGCCATGCAGCTATAATAGCAGCCATCAAGAAATATATGCCATTCTTG ATTCCTTCCTCTTATTCTCCAGAGCGTTTGGATGTTGTAAAACAACTAAAGCAAACTAGAGAGATGATGAGTAAGAGTAACCAGTCATTGCAAAATCAAGAAGATCAGCCACCAACCATTTCATGA